The Impatiens glandulifera chromosome 3, dImpGla2.1, whole genome shotgun sequence genome contains a region encoding:
- the LOC124931381 gene encoding histidine--tRNA ligase, chloroplastic/mitochondrial — protein sequence MPANSSLLILHPRLFLFLARPPVPAAAFHTYVHRFPLPFSSASTYSRPLSASYPALPISANFRARHSSSSSAASSDTFNPNLNETSNSGARSGSRSSPPVIDAVEKIDVNPPKGTRDFPPEEMRLRSWLFQNFREVSQLFGFEEIDFPVLESEALFIRKAGEEIRDQLYCFEDRGNRRVALRPELTPSLARLVIQKGKSLSLPIKWFAIGQCWRYERMTRGRRREHYQWNMDIIGVPDVIAEAELISSIVTFFKRIGITSSHVGFRVSSRKVLQEVLKCYSVPENMFGKVCIIIDKLEKVPLDEIKKELRSAELSDTAIDELLQVLSVKSLAKLEEKLGATGEAIADLKQLFSLAEKFGFSEWIQFDASIVRGLAYYTGIVFEGFDREGKLRAICGGGRYDSLLSTFGGDDIPACGFGFGDAVIVELLKEKGLLPELNPQVENIVCSLDPDLQSAAAGVASILRGKGQSVDLVLENKPLKWVFKRAARINARRLVLVGNAEWQKGMVGVKVLSSGEQYEVKLDELE from the exons ATGCCCGCAAATTCATCACTCCTTATCCTACACCCAcgtctcttcctcttcctcgcGAGACCTCCCGTACCTGCCGCCGCTTTCCACACTTATGTTCACCGATTTCCTCTCCCTTTTTCATCTGCTTCAACATATTCACGACCTCTTTCAGCTAGTTATCCCGCTCTTCCAATTTCGGCTAACTTCCGAGCCCGCCATTCGTCATCTTCATCCGCCGCTTCTTCGGATACTTTTAACCCTAATTTGAATGAAACTAGCAACTCCGGCGCCCGTTCTGGATCGCGTTCTTCTCCTCCAGTTATTGATGCAGTTGAAAAAATCGATGTTAATCCTCCCAAAGGAACTAGGGATTTCCCCCCAGAGGAAATGCGCCTTCGTAGCTGGCTTTTCCAGAACTTCAGGGAG GTTTCTCAGTTGTTTGGCTTTGAAGAAATCGATTTTCCAGTTCTTGAGTCAGAAGCTTTGTTCATTCGAAAAGCAGGCGAAGAAATTAGAGACCAG CTTTATTGTTTTGAGGATCGAGGAAACCGCCGGGTTGCATTGCGCCCTGAACTAACACCTTCACTGGCAAGACTTGTGATACAAAAGGG AAAATCTTTATCCCTACCGATAAAATGGTTTGCTATAGGACAGTGCTGGCGTTACGAGAGAATGACCCGGGGACGGCGTCGCGAACATTATCAATGGAATATGGATATCATTGGTGTACCCGACGTTATA GCTGAAGCAGAGCTTATTTCTTCTATTGTGACTTTTTTCAAGCGAATTGGGATAACCTCATCCCATGTTGGGTTTAGAGTTTCCAGTCGGAAG GTTTTACAAGAAGTTTTGAAGTGCTACTCAGTACCAGAAAATATGTTTGGCAAAGTTTGCATCATTATAGATAAG TTGGAAAAAGTTCCACTGGATGAGATTAAAAAAGAGTTGAGATCAGCTGAGCTATCAGATACAGCTATTGATGAGCTATTGCAGGTTCTCTCGGTCAAGTCTTTGGCGAAGTTGGAAG AAAAACTTGGAGCCACAGGAGAAGCAATTGCTGATCTGAAACAGCTTTTCTCGCTTGCGGAGAAATTTGGTTTTTCTGAATGGATTCAGTTTGATGCGTCTATTGTCAGAGGTCTGGCCTATTACACAGGAATAGTTTTTGAG GGTTTTGACAGAGAAGGGAAGCTTCGAGCCATCTGTGGAGGTGGAAGATATGATAGCTTACTCTCGACTTTCGGTGGAGATGACATTCCTGCTTGTGGCTTTGGATTCGGTGATGCTGTCATAGTGGAG TTGCTAAAGGAGAAGGGGCTTTTACCTGAACTTAATCCTCAAGTGGAGAACATAGTGTGCTCTCTGGACCCGGATCTCCAAAGTGCAGCAGCTGGAGTGGCGTCCATACTCAGGGGAAAGGGACAAAGTGTTGATTTGGTCTTGGAGAACAAACCGTTgaaatg GGTGTTCAAACGGGCAGCCCGCATCAATGCCCGCAGATTGGTATTGGTTGGGAATGCTGAGTGGCAGAAAGGAATGGTTGGCGTGAAAGTTCTTTCATCCGGTGAACAATACGAGGTTAAACTGGATGAGTTGGAGTAG
- the LOC124929633 gene encoding uncharacterized protein At2g29880-like, which translates to MSSHVESVNGKVSTRTKRCWSDEEDALLIQILLELHSTGKYKADRGFKPGLFQATEREFEQRMPGCGIRADPHIYSRIKTLKTHFGTVYDMLYGSTSGFGWDPIRKCVVADKHVWDSYLQSHKNAAPFKDKSFRYFDELAIIFGVDRANGNGAVDYVRAEDDVNRGDEQLGCNLEDDFTDHISTPVSQPTTERSSPEGRKPSRKRKASKDVDLVEVLRDNTTTIVAGFENATDKICNAITDIEVRRKINYL; encoded by the exons ATGAGTTCACATGTGGAAAGTGTGAATGGGAAGGTTTCAACTAGAACAAAAAGATGTTGGTCCGATGAAGAGGACGCATTGCTTATCCAGATTCTTCTTGAATTACATAGCACTGGGAAGTACAAAGCAGATCGTGGATTCAAGCCTGGGCTATTTCAGGCAACCGAAAGAGAATTTGAACAAAGGATGCCCGGTTGTGGAATTCGAGCTGATCCCCATATTTACTCACGAATTAAAACATTGAAAACACATTTCGGCACAGTTTACGACATGTTGTACGGGTCAACAAGCGGATTTGGTTGGGATCCCATCCGAAAATGTGTTGTTGCTGATAAACATGTTTGGGACTCTTATCTGCAG AGTCATAAGAATGCCGCTCCATTTAAGGACAAATCATTTCGCTATTTCGATGAACTTGCAATCATTTTTGGAGTGGATCGTGCCAATGGAAATGGCGCTGTCGATTATGTCCGAGCTGAGGATGATGTCAATCGAGGGGATGAGCAGTTGGGCTGTAATCTTGAAGATGACTTTACTGACCATATTTCAACACCTGTTTCCCAGCCTACTACTGAAAGAAGCTCGCCAGAGGGAAGAAAACCTAGCCGCAAGCGAAAAGCTTCCAAAGATGTCGACTTGGTTGAGGTACTAAGGGACAACACAACAACAATAGTGGCTGGCTTTGAGAATGCAACTGACAAGATTTGTAATGCAATTACCGACATTGAAGTGCGTAGGAAAATTAATTACCTATAG
- the LOC124928893 gene encoding formate--tetrahydrofolate ligase isoform X1 produces MVGITTSQSLTLYLFCGLNIRPKQRKALLKLQEKEESLLIKKKMSTSNKTIRRLEVVSPVPADIDIANSVQPLHISQIANELNLSPDHYDLYGKYKAKVLLSVHDELQGSGDGYYVVVGGITPTPLGEGKSTTTVGLCQALGAFLEKKVVTCVRQPSQGPTFGIKGGAAGGGYSQVIPMDEFNLHLTGDIHAITAANNLLAAAIDTRIFHESSQSDKALFNRLCPPNKEGKRSFNDIMFGRLKKLGISKTNPDDLTPEEINRFARLDIDPSSITWRRVMDINDRFLRKITIGQGPEEKGMVRETGFDISVASEIMAVLALTTSLPDMRERLGKMVVGNSKAGEPVTADDLGVGGALTVLMKDAINPTLMQTLEGTPVLVHAGPFANIAHGNSSIVADKIALKLVGPGGFVVTEAGFGADIGLEKFMNIKCRYSGLTPQCAVIVATIRALKMHGGGPQVVAGKPLDQAYLTENVAMIEAGCVNLARHIANTKAYGVNVVVAVNKFATDSDAEMNAVRNAALAAGAFDAVICSHHAHGGKGAVDLGIAVQKACEGVSQPLRYLYPLDISIKEKIEAIAKSYGAVGVEYSEQAEKQIEMYSKQGFSGLPICMAKTQYSFSHNAAEKGAPSGFVLPIRDVRGSIGAGFIYPLVGTMSTMPGLPTRPCFYDIDIDTATGKVVGLS; encoded by the exons ATGGTTGGTATTACGACGTCTCAGTCTCTAACCCTTTATCTCTTCTGTGGATTGAACATTAGGCCGAAGCAAAGAAAGGCGCTCCTCAAActccaagaaaaagaagaaag TCTGCtaataaagaagaagatgagtACATCCAACAAGACGATTAGGAGACTTGAGGTCGTTTCGCCTGTTCCGGCCGACATAGACATTGCTAACTCCGTCCAGCCCCTTCACATCTCTCAGATTGCTAATGAACTCAATCTCTCCCCCGACCACTACGATCTGTACGGCAAATACAAAGCTAAG GTTTTGTTGTCGGTGCATGATGAACTTCAAGGGAGTGGAGATGGTTATTATGTTGTGGTCGGTGGGATTACTCCTACACCTCTTGGGGAAGGAAAATCCACAACCACTGTTGGTCTCTGTCAAGCTTTGGGGGCTTTTCTTGAAAAAAAG GTTGTAACCTGTGTTCGCCAGCCATCGCAAGGTCCCACTTTTGGAATTAAAGGGGGTGCTGCTGGAGGAGGTTACAGTCAAGTGATTCCAATGGATGAGTTCAATCTTCATCTAACCGGTGATATTCATGCCATCACAGCTGCAAATAACCTCCTAGCTGCTGCAATCGATACTAGAATCTTCCATGAATCATCTCAAAGTGATAAAGCTCTTTTCAATCGGTTATGTCCTCCCAACAAAGAAGGGAAGAGGAGCTTCAATGACATCATGTTTGGAAGATTGAAGAAGCTGGGCATATCCAAGACCAATCCAGATGATCTCACCCCAGAAGAAATCAACAGATTTGCCAGGCTCGATATTGATCCGAGTTCCATCACGTGGAGGAGAGTTATGGATATAAACGATCGTTTCCTCAGAAAAATTACAATCGGCCAAGGGCCTGAAGAGAAAGGGATGGTTCGAGAAACAGGATTCGATATCTCGGTTGCAAGTGAGATAATGGCGGTTTTGGCTCTGACAACTTCTCTACCCGACATGAGGGAGAGACTAGGAAAGATGGTGGTTGGAAACAGCAAGGCGGGTGAGCCAGTCACTGCAGATGATCTCGGAGTTGGTGGCGCTTTGACCGTCCTAATGAAAGACGCTATTAACCCTACTTTAATGCAGACGCTCGAGGGTACTCCCGTCCTTGTTCATGCCGGCCCATTCGCCAATATTGCCCACGGGAATTCCTCGATCGTTGCTGATAAGATCGCGCTGAAACTGGTTGGACCTGGCGGATTTGTTGTGACCGAGGCTGGTTTTGGTGCAGATATTGGATTGGAGAAGTTTATGAACATTAAGTGTCGCTATAGTGGATTAACTCCTCAGTGTGCGGTTATTGTTGCGACGATAAGGGCTTTAAAGATGCATGGAGGTGGGCCACAAGTTGTTGCGGGGAAGCCACTTGACCAGGCTTACCTAACCGAGAATGTTGCTATGATTGAAGCAGGCTGCGTTAATCTGGCTCGTCATATTGCAAACACAAAGGCGTATGGTGTCAATGTTGTGGTGGCTGTGAACAAGTTCGCCACGGATTCTGACGCAGAGATGAACGCCGTCAGAAACGCTGCCTTGGCTGCTGGGGCATTTGATGCTGTCATTTGCTCTCATCATGCCCATGGAGGGAAAGGAGCg GTGGACCTCGGCATCGCGGTTCAGAAGGCATGTGAGGGTGTATCACAGCCGTTGAGATATTTATATCCACTGGATATTAGCATTAAGGAGAAAATAGAGGCTATAGCGAAGTCATATGGTGCTGTTGGTGTTGAGTACTCTGAACAGGCTGAGAAGCAGATTGAAATGTACAGCAAGCAAGGGTTTTCCGGTCTACCAATTTGCATGGCGAAGACACAATACTCGTTTTCACACAATGCTGCCGAGAAAGGAGCGCCAAGCGGATTTGTGCTTCCGATTAGGGATGTAAGAGGAAGTATTGGAGCTGGATTCATTTATCCTTTGGTTGGAACAATGAGCACAATGCCTGGCCTCCCTACAAGGCCTTGTTTTTACGATATTGATATAGACACAGCCACCGGTAAGGTAGTTGGCCTCTCTTGA
- the LOC124928893 gene encoding formate--tetrahydrofolate ligase isoform X2, whose translation MSTSNKTIRRLEVVSPVPADIDIANSVQPLHISQIANELNLSPDHYDLYGKYKAKVLLSVHDELQGSGDGYYVVVGGITPTPLGEGKSTTTVGLCQALGAFLEKKVVTCVRQPSQGPTFGIKGGAAGGGYSQVIPMDEFNLHLTGDIHAITAANNLLAAAIDTRIFHESSQSDKALFNRLCPPNKEGKRSFNDIMFGRLKKLGISKTNPDDLTPEEINRFARLDIDPSSITWRRVMDINDRFLRKITIGQGPEEKGMVRETGFDISVASEIMAVLALTTSLPDMRERLGKMVVGNSKAGEPVTADDLGVGGALTVLMKDAINPTLMQTLEGTPVLVHAGPFANIAHGNSSIVADKIALKLVGPGGFVVTEAGFGADIGLEKFMNIKCRYSGLTPQCAVIVATIRALKMHGGGPQVVAGKPLDQAYLTENVAMIEAGCVNLARHIANTKAYGVNVVVAVNKFATDSDAEMNAVRNAALAAGAFDAVICSHHAHGGKGAVDLGIAVQKACEGVSQPLRYLYPLDISIKEKIEAIAKSYGAVGVEYSEQAEKQIEMYSKQGFSGLPICMAKTQYSFSHNAAEKGAPSGFVLPIRDVRGSIGAGFIYPLVGTMSTMPGLPTRPCFYDIDIDTATGKVVGLS comes from the exons atgagtACATCCAACAAGACGATTAGGAGACTTGAGGTCGTTTCGCCTGTTCCGGCCGACATAGACATTGCTAACTCCGTCCAGCCCCTTCACATCTCTCAGATTGCTAATGAACTCAATCTCTCCCCCGACCACTACGATCTGTACGGCAAATACAAAGCTAAG GTTTTGTTGTCGGTGCATGATGAACTTCAAGGGAGTGGAGATGGTTATTATGTTGTGGTCGGTGGGATTACTCCTACACCTCTTGGGGAAGGAAAATCCACAACCACTGTTGGTCTCTGTCAAGCTTTGGGGGCTTTTCTTGAAAAAAAG GTTGTAACCTGTGTTCGCCAGCCATCGCAAGGTCCCACTTTTGGAATTAAAGGGGGTGCTGCTGGAGGAGGTTACAGTCAAGTGATTCCAATGGATGAGTTCAATCTTCATCTAACCGGTGATATTCATGCCATCACAGCTGCAAATAACCTCCTAGCTGCTGCAATCGATACTAGAATCTTCCATGAATCATCTCAAAGTGATAAAGCTCTTTTCAATCGGTTATGTCCTCCCAACAAAGAAGGGAAGAGGAGCTTCAATGACATCATGTTTGGAAGATTGAAGAAGCTGGGCATATCCAAGACCAATCCAGATGATCTCACCCCAGAAGAAATCAACAGATTTGCCAGGCTCGATATTGATCCGAGTTCCATCACGTGGAGGAGAGTTATGGATATAAACGATCGTTTCCTCAGAAAAATTACAATCGGCCAAGGGCCTGAAGAGAAAGGGATGGTTCGAGAAACAGGATTCGATATCTCGGTTGCAAGTGAGATAATGGCGGTTTTGGCTCTGACAACTTCTCTACCCGACATGAGGGAGAGACTAGGAAAGATGGTGGTTGGAAACAGCAAGGCGGGTGAGCCAGTCACTGCAGATGATCTCGGAGTTGGTGGCGCTTTGACCGTCCTAATGAAAGACGCTATTAACCCTACTTTAATGCAGACGCTCGAGGGTACTCCCGTCCTTGTTCATGCCGGCCCATTCGCCAATATTGCCCACGGGAATTCCTCGATCGTTGCTGATAAGATCGCGCTGAAACTGGTTGGACCTGGCGGATTTGTTGTGACCGAGGCTGGTTTTGGTGCAGATATTGGATTGGAGAAGTTTATGAACATTAAGTGTCGCTATAGTGGATTAACTCCTCAGTGTGCGGTTATTGTTGCGACGATAAGGGCTTTAAAGATGCATGGAGGTGGGCCACAAGTTGTTGCGGGGAAGCCACTTGACCAGGCTTACCTAACCGAGAATGTTGCTATGATTGAAGCAGGCTGCGTTAATCTGGCTCGTCATATTGCAAACACAAAGGCGTATGGTGTCAATGTTGTGGTGGCTGTGAACAAGTTCGCCACGGATTCTGACGCAGAGATGAACGCCGTCAGAAACGCTGCCTTGGCTGCTGGGGCATTTGATGCTGTCATTTGCTCTCATCATGCCCATGGAGGGAAAGGAGCg GTGGACCTCGGCATCGCGGTTCAGAAGGCATGTGAGGGTGTATCACAGCCGTTGAGATATTTATATCCACTGGATATTAGCATTAAGGAGAAAATAGAGGCTATAGCGAAGTCATATGGTGCTGTTGGTGTTGAGTACTCTGAACAGGCTGAGAAGCAGATTGAAATGTACAGCAAGCAAGGGTTTTCCGGTCTACCAATTTGCATGGCGAAGACACAATACTCGTTTTCACACAATGCTGCCGAGAAAGGAGCGCCAAGCGGATTTGTGCTTCCGATTAGGGATGTAAGAGGAAGTATTGGAGCTGGATTCATTTATCCTTTGGTTGGAACAATGAGCACAATGCCTGGCCTCCCTACAAGGCCTTGTTTTTACGATATTGATATAGACACAGCCACCGGTAAGGTAGTTGGCCTCTCTTGA
- the LOC124930887 gene encoding peroxidase A2-like: MVSFNYIGLITIIIIIVMQISSGSSACKLSPTFYCKSCPNITDVVASVLRPAFQKDIVIGAKIIRMHFHDCMVNGCDGSILLDNGNGIQSEKDAVPNQSVLGFDVIDDIKTALENVCPGVVSCADILAITSEIGVTLAGGPGWTVQFGRRDSRNANRAGTTAIPSPFESLQAIKKKFTDVGLDSTDLVALSGAHSYGRARCGAFVHRLYNFSNTGAPDPTVEASYLQTLRRRCPNGGNANVIENLDQDTPDLFDNKYFTNLQSEKGLLQTDQELFSTSGADTVSIVNKYGQSQNAFFRQFGPSMIKMAAISPLTGTNGEIRRNCRRPN, encoded by the exons atggtgAGTTTCAATTACATAGGAttgataacaataataataataatagtgatgCAGATAAGTTCTGGATCATCAGCATGCAAACTTAGCCCGACATTCTACTGCAAATCATGTCCCAACATAACCGACGTTGTCGCCAGCGTCCTCCGACCGGCATTTCAGAAAGATATCGTCATTGGCGCTAAAATCATTCGCATGCATTTCCACGACTGCATGGTTAAT GGTTGCGACGGTTCTATCTTGCTGGACAATGGAAACGGAATACAGAGTGAAAAAGACGCGGTTCCTAACCAATCTGTCTTGGGCTTTGATGTTATTGACGATATCAAGACCGCCCTCGAGAATGTTTGTCCCGGAGTAGTCTCTTGTGCTGATATTCTCGCTATAACTTCTGAAATCGGAGTTACTTTG gCAGGAGGGCCTGGTTGGACAGTTCAATTTGGAAGAAGAGACAGCAGAAATGCGAACCGGGCTGGAACCACAGCCATACCTAGCCCTTTCGAAAGCCTTCAAGCTATCAAGAAAAAGTTTACTGACGTTGGACTTGATTCCACCGACCTTGTCGCCTTGTCgg gTGCCCATTCTTATGGACGAGCACGATGCGGGGCATTTGTCCACCGTCTATACAATTTCAGTAACACCGGCGCCCCTGATCCAACCGTGGAAGCCTCGTACCTACAGACGCTCAGGCGAAGGTGTCCTAATGGAGGCAACGCAAATGTGATCGAGAATCTAGATCAAGACACTCCTGACCTGTTTGATAACAAGTACTTCACCAACTTACAGTCGGAGAAGGGACTACTCCAAACGGACCAAGAACTATTCTCCACGTCCGGGGCAGACACGGTTTCCATTGTTAATAAGTATGGCCAAAGCCAAAATGCTTTCTTCCGCCAGTTTGGTCCGTCCATGATTAAGATGGCTGCCATAAGTCCTCTAACTGGGACCAATGGGGAGATTAGACGTAATTGTAGGaggcctaattaa